From Aegilops tauschii subsp. strangulata cultivar AL8/78 chromosome 5, Aet v6.0, whole genome shotgun sequence:
tgggacttgcaaacttcaacacaagtatttctcaaattcacaactactcaactagcacaactttgatatcactacctccaagtctcaaaacaatcatcaagcatcaaacttctcttagtattcaacacactcataagaaagcttttactattcttgaatacctagcatattaggattatttaagcaaattaccatgctatttaagactctcaaaaaaatataagtgaagcatgagagatcaatagtttctataaaacaaatccaccaccgtgctctaaaagatataagtgaagtaatagagcaaaaactatataactcaaaagatataagtgaagcacatagagtattctaataatttccgaatcatgtgtgtctctctcaaaaggtgtgtaaagcaagtatgattgtggtaaactaaaaagcaaagactcaaatcatacaagacgctccaagcaaaacacatatcatgtggtgaataaaaatatagctccaagtaaagttaccgatggaagtagacgaaagaggggatgccttccggggcatccccaagctttggcttttaggtgtccttagattatattgggggtgccatgggcatccccaagcttgggctcttgccactccttgttccataatccatcaaatctttcacccaaaacttgaaaacttcacaacacaaaactcagcacaaaatctcgtgagctccgttagcgaaagaaaacaaaagaccacttcaaggtactgtaatgaactcattatttatttatattggtgttaaacctactgtattccaacttctctatggtttataaactattttactagccatagattcatcaaaataagcaaacaacacacaaaaaacagaatctgtcaaaaaacagaacagtctgtagtaatctgtaactaacgcaaacttctggaactccaaaaaattagccaaaataggaagacctagaaaatttgtttattgatcagcagcaattggaataaatattttatcacgttctggtgatttttaacaattattttcgtgaacagaaagtttctggaattttctgcaagatcaaataactatcatccaagaaaatcctataggtttaacttggcacaaacactaattaaaacataaaaacacatctaaacagaggctagaacaaatatttattcaaattcagaaaggaaatatattgggttgtctcccaacaagcgcttttctttaaagtcttttagctaggcattgataattttaatgatgctcgcaagaaagacaagaattgaagcacaaagagagcatcatgaaacacgtgaaaaacacatctaagtctaacatacttcctatgcataggaatcttATAGGCagacaaattatcatagcaagcaaaaactagcgtatgcaaggaagcggaaagaaacaatagcaatctcaacctAACGAGAGGtaattattatcatgaaaattttTACGACcttattttcctctctcataataattacatgtgggatcataagaaaattcaataaaatagctatcacataaattatgttcaacacgatccacatgcatgcaaagttgacactcttccgaaatagtgggattaacattaactaaagtcatgacctctccaaacccacttttatcaaaaatttcataagattgaatattctacaaatatgtgggatctaaaattgacactcttccaaacccactttcaatattattgcaaacaacattatcaatctcatattcatcatggggattagataaattttcaagatcataagaagaatcaccccaatcacgatcattgcaacaagtagtagacatagcaaaactagcatccccaagcttagggttttgcatattattagcacaattgacatcaagagaatttatagtaaaatcattgaaatcatgcttttcatcgagggaactatcaagcattggtgcaatagcaacaacctcatttttaacataaggaaacatagcaaattcgtcttcataaatattggcatcatggccacaagaatagcaagcatcatgttcatcaagggatatttcaaccaaatcatcggaatcatcattatctatagattcatgcatatcattatttttttccaaagcaacggtcattctttcaataaattcttggacatagacattatgagcaaagttttcattgcaatatttaagtatgacggaattttcagatatgttgagagtaaaatcatacttttcaatcaaagaagcaacttcatgagcacccttaaaaatgacaaattcttcaatttgttcaatatcatagtagctataaacaccctttgcataagaagataagatttcattatcattgaactcacataggtagggaaggtgttttttagggttcttagagcaacaagtaaaaccccaaatttcacaaagattccaagcatagcatagcaaactatttatatgataccataagagcttccctttttcagacaaatgatgatgcacaaaatgagcatgctcatctaaagatttcccatcaactaggctagttggggtttcagcacgagcgcataaggatcgaagatgatccaagtagaacactttaagtggatccatatcaatagattttcagcaagcaaagatgcaagcatatagaaggcacaaggaaacacaaacaaagatacatacaggaagaaggcgaacgaaaaagagagggcgaataaaatggcaagggtgaagtgggggagaggaaaacgagaggcaaatagcaaataatgtaatgcgggagataagggtttgtgatgggtacttggtatgttgacttttgcgtagactccccggcaacggcgccagaaatccttcttgctatctcttgagcactgcgttggttttcccttgaagaggaaagggtgatgcagcaaagtagcgtaagtattttcctccggttttgagaaccaaggtatcaatccagtaggaggctacgcgcgagtccctcgcacctacacaaacaaataaatcctcgcaacgaacgcgataaggggttgtcaatccctacatggtcacttacgagagtgaggtctgatagatatgataagataatatttttggtatttttatgataaagatgcaaagtaaaataaaagcaacggaaataactaagtgttggaagattaatatgatggaagatagacccgggggccataggtttcactagtggcttctctcaagagcataagtattttacggtgggtgaacaaattactgttgagaaattgacagaattgagcatagttatgagaatatctaggtatgatcatgtatataggcaccacgtccgaaacaagtagaccgactcctgcctgcatctactactattactccacacatcgaccgctatccagcatgcatctagagtattaagttcataagaacagagtaatgccttaagcaagatgacatgatgtagagggataaattcatgcaatatgattaaaaaccccatcttgttatcctcgatggcaacaatacaatacgtcccttgctgcccctactgtcactgggaaaggacaccgcaagattgaacccaaagctaagcacttctcccattgcaagaaagatcaatctagtaggccaaaccaaactgataattcgaagagacttgcgaagataaccaatcatacataaaagaattcagaagattcaaatattgttcatagataaacttgatcataaacccacaattcatcggtctcaacaaacacaccgcaaaagaagattacatcgaatagatctatacaagagagggggagaacattgtattgagatccaaaaagagagaggaagccatccagctaataactatggacccgaaggtctgaggtaaactactcacacttcatcggagaggctatggtgttgatgtataagccctccgtgaccgatgccccctccggcggagctccggaacaggccccaagatgggatctcgtgggtacataaggttgctacggtggaattaggtttttggctccgtatctgatcgtttgggggtacgtaggtatatataggaggaaggggtacgtcggtggagcaacatggggcccatgagcgtggagggcgcgcctggggggtaggcgcgcccctacctcgtggcttcttggtagctttcttgacgtagggtccaagtcctctggatcacgttcgttccgaaattcacattcccgaaggtttcattccgtttggactccgtttgatattctttttctgcgaaactctgaaataggcaaaaaacagcaattctgggctgggcctccggttaataggttagtaccaaaaataatataaaagtgaataataaagcccaataatgtccaaaacagaagataatatagcatggagcaatcaaaaattatagatacgttggagacgtatcaatgatcaacattaaaatcttctcaaagaagcccaagaaaatgttcttgttaaaccttgaaaaatattggcaaggataaaattcaaaccaatatttttggaggctttaaaatatttattttgggcctttgaattaaatcaataaCATATTTGAGTTGGACTTATTTCTGTTATATAAGAgataaagttcaaataatttttgtAAGTTGTATGTGGCCTTGGACTAGTTTCCTGAGCTCACATAAAAATTTACAGAAAAGTTCTAAATGATTTGATGCTTCTAATCAAATCTAACAAACTAtagaaaatagaaaacataaaAGAAATGTTAGAGAGAGGAGAAAACCTGACCTGGCGCTTACCTCCTGTGCAGCCCACCTGGCAGTCcagccacctggcggcccagcctACCTGCAGCAGCCAGTCACCCCCAACCTCCCGCCAGGAGGATGAGGGGCGCGTGCTCGCCGCGCGCGCCCACGTgcctggccacctcctgcttcccgccgCTGCCTCGACTCCCAGGACGTCGCCACGCACCCCCTGGTCCCTATCGCTCACTCCCTCGAGCTCATCCCCCTCCTCTGTTCTCTCTCGCACGCACCCGagtacgccgtcgccgccgctcgccgtagaCGCAGCCACCGTCCACCCCTCGCCTCTCCGGTGTGCCAAGGAGCTCCGCCGTCGACCTCTACGTCGTCTCCACCAATCCATGCAACCGGAAGGCCCTCGGAGCGTCGTCCCcgacctcttcttcctccctcGGATGCCCGAGATCGCCGCCGACGCCCCGCCTGCTCCAGCCCTTCCCCGAACCCGCTTCAGCGCCCCCTGCACTCACCGTGAGCCAATACAccgaacccctctctccccgtgcTCTATTTCCCTCTCTAGCCGCCGTTCCCATCGAGCCCAAGAGCTCGGCTCCGCCGGCGATGTCGCCACCGTGGCCTGAGCTCGACCCAGCCGTGCCCTTGCACAGCATCATGCTCCTGGTGCCTCCAGGAGGCCGCCCAGCCCCTTTGCTCGCTCGCCTGCTTGCTCTAGCGCCGCGCCCGTGCCCcaccgaactccggccgccgcctttaAGCTCGTGGTCGTtgactccggccaccccaggcccggCTACTGCCACCAGCCGACGCGCTGCAACGCCAGCTGCTCATAGAGACCAGCCGCGGTTCAAACCGCGGCCTGTACGCGAAacccgagcaactccggcgagttGCCGCCAcggttttggtcgccgccggctgaACTCCGGTGACGCCGACGTGGCGCACTTACTCAGCCGCTAATGACCCTGCTAATTACCCCCTGACTCACTTACATATGGGCCCCACGCCCTTAATTAACCACATTTTATTTCCTGCTTAATTCTAACTAATcacagtggccccacgcgtcagGGTTGACCCTGCTGACGTGGCCCTTGAGCGACCCCACCCGCCAATGACCCAAGCCAGCAGTGTGActctgaccagtgggtcccattGGTCAGATTTGACCCTGGTCAGCCCTGTTGACTTGCTGGTGcaggcatgacgcagtgctgatgCAATAAACCCCTTTTCTGGATTATTTCTATTTTAGAAAtatctgaaaattccagaaaatgtccaaaacttctaaaaatcatcgAAATTCAACCGtcactccaaatgaaataatttatatatgaaaaattatcagaaaaatgcaatctatccatctgcatcattttcatgcatgtcaaactaagttttacctgctgtataggtgaaaacatgataatggcattttaaatgctaaatatggagtttgcatatgaacccttagttcatatggacttcatttaaactgttgctagatgcattagtgtaaatcataacattcttgacatatcatgatcatgcatcattttgttgcattgcattgattgagtttttctctgtttgccggtatttgttccccctcagtagacgtggttccgacgatgagtttgatgacaccgatgaagagatatactatcttcagaagtgccaggcaagaaaaacccccttgttcattccgatacaatcccactctctcgctcctgctctcttttactgcattaggacaacaacgattcaactattacatgctgcggtagttgaaccccttttcctctgcatgacctgtcattgccacaataaatagatgaaacccactagcatgagtaggagttgtttgagccctaatgtgactactcattcatgcttgtttgtcatgcctactactgcttagagttgagtcaggtctgattcatcggggatgaattggaatggtgatgaacatgtcctactgtgtgtgagctaagtttgtgaacacgatttggtaaaagtagcggtgagaggccatgtaggagtacatgtcggttgtctcattgaaaccgtccttaggaactgagttatgtgtttgtgatccatgaacagctactaccacgtgttgggcccgaaaccaatggaccctctcaacttattaaccgccttgatctctgtccaggagttgcaactagtttctggtgtttgtaggatatgtgttggaggccgtgcgtagcgctgaccctaggggtgggctatgatgcggtagatacaccatggcacggtgtaccgggcgcccatTTGGTGTCTCgtgaaccctgcacacatcgtttggggctgtgagcgaaactctggccggatctcctcgcggatggaacccggataggcgataaacctggactagagacttgtgtggttagtcaggtcgtggccgactccctcgccaggcttccgcttgaaggttgccgagatacacgacgtgtacatggtggtaagtggcaaGAGCATGTGttaagaagtacacccctgcagggttataaatgatctattcgaatagccgtgtccgcggtaaaggacttctaggttgcctataacagttcatagacaagtgaaagtggatactctaaaactcgcaagataagcgtgagtgctatggatggccttctcgtagggagacgggagcggatccatagtggtgtattgatatggtgaatatgtggactcgtgtgcgccacctcaaaagagttccatgtggacttcgacgtttagcttgatacctcagttatgatcttgtgccctcggcaggatctggtagatagtcaggcttctcaacctttttcatttgtagatgtctgtactcagacatgttaagcttctgcatgtgctttgacttgtatgctctgaatgttgggtcatgagacccatgtttgtaatatctcgctcctcggagcctaatgaataaatactttgagtcgtagagttttgttgtgatgccatgttgtatttacacatatcgagcatattgtgtgtatgattgaaatgcttggtatgtgtgggatccaacaacctagttgtttatccttggtagcctctcttatggcgaaatgtagtcttgtgcttccatgagccatagtagtccgctacagcccggttcaccggagtcctgctagcccagcactactgctccggaacacttgactggccggcatgtgattcacttcgttcatgtgtctgtcccttcggggaaatgtcacacggtgacatccggagtcctgcctagcctgctacagacCGGTTCACcgaagtcctgttagcccagtgctacagcccggattcgcacgctgctgaccgacatgctcgatgttgattcatgtatgcctgtccccgtaggttagtgccactttgggttcacgactagtcatgtcggcccgggttctctgtcatatggatgctagcaacactatcatatacgtgagccaaaaggcgcaaatggtcccgggccatggtaaggcgacacccgtgggaataccgtgcgtgaggccgcaaagtgatatgaggtgttaccggctagatcgatgtgacttggaatcggggtcctgacatagatcctgccacgacgctttgtttagaactgcaccaactgacagctccaccgttcaatataaacacgtatccggtttgcaatttagaatcgtccggatcagtgtcaaacttgcatcaacgtaaccatttacgatgagctctttgtcacctccataaacaagaaacatatccttagtccttttcaggtatttcaggatgttcttgaccgctatccagtgatccactcctggattactttggtacctccctgctaaacttatagcaaggcacacatcaggtctggtacacggcattgcatacatgatagagcctatggctgaagcatagggaacatctttcattttctctctatcttctgcagtggtcgggcattcagtcttactcaacttcacaccttgtaacacaggcaagaaccctttctttgcttgatctattttgaacttcttcaaaactttgtcaaggtatgtgctttgtgaaagtccaattaagcgtcttgatctatctctatagatcttgatgcccaatatgtaagcagcttctccgaggtctttcattgaaaaacccttattcaagtatccttttatgctatccaaaaattctatattatttccaatcaacaatatgtcatccacatataagattagaaatgctacagagctcccactcactttcttgtaaatacaggcttctccaaaagtctgtataaaaccatatgctttgatcacactatcaaagcgtttattccaactccgagaggcttgcaccagtccataaatagatcgctgaagcttgcacactttgttagctccctttggatcgataaaaccttcaggttgcatcatatacaactctttttccagaaatccattcaggaatgcagtctttacatccatttgccaaatttcataatcataaaatgcggcaattgctaacatgattcgggcggacttaagcatcgctacgggtgagaaggtctcatcgtagtcaatcccttgaacttgtcgaaaacctttcgcaacaagtcgagctttatagacagtaacattaccgtcagcgtctgtcttcttcttgaagatccatttattctcaattgcttgccgatcatcgggcaagtcaaccaaagtccacactttgttctcatacatggatcccatctcagatttcatggcctcaagccattttgctgaatctgggctcaccatcgcttctccatagttcgtaggttcgtcatggtctagtaacatgacctccagaacaggattaccgtaccaccctggtgcggatctcactctggttgacctacgaggttcggtagtaacttgatctgaaacttcatgatcatcaccattagcttcctcactaattggtgtaggagtcacaggaaccggtttctgtgatgaactactttccaataagggagcaggtacagttacgtcatcaagttctactttcctcccactcacttctttcgagagaaactccttctctagaaaagatccattcttagcaatgaatgttttgccttcggatctgtgatagaaggtgtacccaatagtttcctttgggtaacctatgaagacacatttctccgatttgggttcgagcttatcaggttgaaactttttcacataagcatcgcagccccaaactttaagaaacgacaactttggtttcttgctaaaccacagttcataaggtgtcatctcaacggattttgatggtgccctatttaatgtgaatgcagctgtctctagagcataaacccaaaacaatagcggtaaatcggtaagagacatcatagatcgcaccatatctagtaaagtatgattacgacgttcagacacaccattacgctgtggtgttccgggtggcgtgagttgcgaaactattccgcattgtttcaaatgtagaccaaactcgtaactcaaatattctcctccacaatcagatcgtagaaactttattttcttgttacgatgattttccacttcactctgaaattctttgaacttttcaaatgtttcagacttatgtttcattaagtagatatacccatatctgcttaaatcatctgtgaaggtgagaaaataacgatacccaccgtgagcctcaacattcattggaccacatacatcagtatgtatgatctccaacaaacactacaaaaaaatacacttccgtgatgatacgtgtttgtcatagtaggtcgcgttttctgtcatgcatgtacatccatgacaaatttatgacagaatcaagatagtcatacctgtgctgtcatagaagtgttccatgacattaccaaaattatcatcacggaagtgtctacttccatgacgataaatcgcacgtcacagaagtgctttcgtcaagggtgaccgacacgtggcatccaccgtaacggaacaccgttaagctatcgggtcgggttttggatccgataacccgttaacagccccgaccaatggggattttccacatgtaaaatcatcattggctagaggaaacacgtgtcggctcatcgttgggacagatgtcatccactcactggacagaaggcgcctatgatacgtcgacacgtggcacggcccaacagtggcccattactgtgaaaaggccggcccgtttgacttggtcaaaagctggcgtgccggcccatggaaagcctgttaacggcatgttcgcatatagcccatttatagcccgctaacccaagtcctgttacgccctatccgaattaggcccagtagcgtcatctgggccatccaatatgatttcagcccgttttcacttctggcccatgtatagcccatgacgtctttcggcccatatgaggccctttgtaactcttggcccattagcggcccgtggtgaaactggcccgtaatgaacagtgtatcactttacacccattaacggcccgtggtgaaactggcccgtaatgaacagtgtatcactttatacccattaacggcccgttattccgttgggtcgtttccagcccatgttatctttcggccttctcagagcccatttattcttgggctcatttccagcattcgtttacttacggcccgttactgtcattttctgcttgtgggccaaattcagcccgtggttacagtcggcccgtttgtggttcgttaatacgttgggctgttttcatagcatcatcaaatacggcctattaacgatggcccgttatggtcggcccatgaacggacgattccaactctagcccatttacggccataatgcggtctgtttggcccatgttttgCCAATcaatcatacggcccgtataaggcccattgatgatacggtccgcagaaggcccattgtttctacggcccgtagaaggcccactgtttctacggccagtaggaggcccagtgtcactacagtaaatattagcccatggttattgtggcctagttttaaaaaataggttatcgcagccactagctaaccgcggaaaaagaactgcaatgactacaagcaaacaaataaacaagacaacaaggaaataaataaagcaagcaactaacactaggctatcacggctattacacatattacatccactgggcatcaaagttcgccaccagtgcaaatatagggaacaaagcagcatatcatatacactggttgtcaaagttggcgagcaacgcaaataaacgccgcagcaaaacaaatctagaactgaaaccacttcagaagatctcaagaaacaatatcctgggtacccataatgctggcaagatgcttagcaagcttattaactttctcttgtttggcgcttaaatcctccagcgcttgctgttgcaccagaaaatatgcatctgaattctgcagggacttcctcagtccttcagcttcctgtcgcagcacatctgatcgatgtctttcaacttgaagttgagactcaagaagacgaactgattcaggcagcgagttcgaagagcttgtgccagcagtagtggccagtaactcgaacactacatcaagacaggacttttgggttccctcactgtcgtcaagattgtttttatcagctttcttggagaccaacagggatgtctcactatcttgaaccttatctgcattacttcctttaccattggataacgcggtactgttctccaatattttgtccgcattctaaaagagaaacaagcagacacatcacatgtttaccatgttgtatatgaaactcattttgatAAATGAGTTcggtagtaaagtggacaggataacagcatgaaacaaacatatatctatgtaccatggtcactttatggtctatatcattctagtttttgttaccaaatcaagatagagacacagttcaaataatatttgttcaagacaaagcagaatagacagaatataagtgtgggtaactatagagcaataacaacacttgtaatgtgcatgatatgagaacataactgtttattcaattgaaactgaaatcaacatagagcaggttacaacagcaaaccagttaaagaaacaggtttaaaacatagcTGTTGCGCCactggagtttcaattccatccttcaaaattgaaaatagttggtatgagtaaatacagtaatgcaagagcaaaggagtatgaaccatagctacagaacctgacctgagaacaaatcttcttctcctttaagtgttgagttgggattcggagtggtggtcctcgtgctttgggcactgcagttcccttactaactgctcgtgtttgggtgctctgtggtggagacggtgctgtgtcaactagaactgggttactatctgccggggttggggttagaagcggtgtagctggttctctgtccaactgggtaggggtacaatctgcgagagtctgggttatgtgtggtggatctagTCCTTGGGAAactacaaccgtggttctatctgcatcaactggtagcactatcttttctgaagaccgtgttgttactcccttagatactgccatcacgctctccaattcaaatggctgataaacaagaaaagtaattgaaagtatagacattgtatgatagacaggtgcaatggatagtgaggaataaaagagggcatgaaataattcatatttatgttgtctaatcaaacaggatagcatgacacaatttcacatatatgatggctaactaaacaggatagcatgacaca
This genomic window contains:
- the LOC109765267 gene encoding uncharacterized protein isoform X3, whose protein sequence is MEVSGVKTRYSEQTMLPGEADTLLVTKSSSEEDSETDDHSYFPPKPFELESVMAVSKGVTTRSSEKIVLPVDADRTTVVVSQGLDPPHITQTLADCTPTQLDREPATPLLTPTPADSNPVLVDTAPSPPQSTQTRAVSKGTAVPKARGPPLRIPTQHLKEKKICSQDGIETPVAQQNADKILENSTALSNGKGSNADKVQDSETSLLVSKKADKNNLDDSEGTQKSCLDVVFELLATTAGTSSSNSLPESVRLLESQLQVERHRSDVLRQEAEGLRKSLQNSDAYFLVQQQALEDLSAKQEKVNKLAKHLASIMGTQDIVS
- the LOC109765267 gene encoding uncharacterized protein isoform X1, giving the protein MQTSLHGRRKGSPPPRISDCNREEDICSEGDSEGEDNSYLPPEPFEAVMEVSGVKTRYSEQTMLPGEADTLLVTKSSSEEDSETDDHSYFPPKPFELESVMAVSKGVTTRSSEKIVLPVDADRTTVVVSQGLDPPHITQTLADCTPTQLDREPATPLLTPTPADSNPVLVDTAPSPPQSTQTRAVSKGTAVPKARGPPLRIPTQHLKEKKICSQDGIETPVAQQNADKILENSTALSNGKGSNADKVQDSETSLLVSKKADKNNLDDSEGTQKSCLDVVFELLATTAGTSSSNSLPESVRLLESQLQVERHRSDVLRQEAEGLRKSLQNSDAYFLVQQQALEDLSAKQEKVNKLAKHLASIMGTQDIVS
- the LOC109765267 gene encoding uncharacterized protein isoform X2, whose translation is MQTSLHGRRKGSPPPRISDCNREEDICSEGDSEGEDNSYLPPEPFEAVMEVSGVKTRYSEQTMLPGEADTLLVTKSSSEEDSETDDHSYFPPKPFELESVMAVSKGVTTRSSEKIVLPVDADRTTVVVSQGLDPPHITQTLADCTPTQLDREPATPLLTPTPADSNPVLVDTAPSPPQSTQTRAVSKGTAVPKARGPPLRIPTQHLKEKKICSQNADKILENSTALSNGKGSNADKVQDSETSLLVSKKADKNNLDDSEGTQKSCLDVVFELLATTAGTSSSNSLPESVRLLESQLQVERHRSDVLRQEAEGLRKSLQNSDAYFLVQQQALEDLSAKQEKVNKLAKHLASIMGTQDIVS